From Symphalangus syndactylus isolate Jambi chromosome 17, NHGRI_mSymSyn1-v2.1_pri, whole genome shotgun sequence, one genomic window encodes:
- the LOC134733216 gene encoding tubulin beta-8 chain-like isoform X8, whose product MREIVLTQAGQCGNQIGAKFWEVISDEHAVDSAGTYHGDSHLQLERINVYYNEASGGRYVPRAVLVDLEPGTMDSVRSGPFGQIFRPDNFIFGQCGAGNNWAKGHYTEGAELMESVMDVVRKEAESCDCLQGFQLTHSLGGGTGSGMGTLLLSKIREEYPDRIINTFSILPSPKVSDTVVEPYNATLSVHQLIENADETFCIDNEALYDIGNNTAIQELFKRVSEQFTAMFRRKAFLHWYTGEGMDEMEFTEAESNMNDLVSEYQQYQDATAEEEEEEDEEYAEEEVA is encoded by the exons ATGAGGGAGATTGTGCTCACGCAGGCCGGGCAGTGCGGGAACCAGATCGGTGCCAAG TTCTGGGAGGTGATCTCCGATGAACATGCCGTCGACTCTGCTGGCACCTACCACGGGGACAGCCACCTGCAGCTGGAGCGCATCAACGTGTACTACAACGAGGCCAGCG GTGGCAGGTACGTGCCCCGCGCTGTGCTCGTGGATCTGGAGCCGGGCACCATGGACTCTGTGCGCTCAGGGCCCTTCGGGCAGATCTTCAGGCCGGACAACTTCATCTTCG GTCAGTGTGGGGCCGGAAACAACTGGGCCAAGGGACACTACACAGAAGGCGCGGAGCTGATGGAGTCAGTGATGGACGTTGTCAGAAAGGAGGCGGAGAGCTGCGACTGCCTGCAGGGTTTCCAGCTGACCCACTCCCTGGGTGGGGGGACTGGGTCTGGGATGGGTACCCTTCTGCTCAGTAAGATCCGGGAGGAATACCCAGACAGGATCATAAACACATTCAGCATCCTGCCCTCGCCCAAGGTGTCAGACACCGTGGTGGAGCCCTACAACGCCACCCTCTCAGTCCACCAGCTCATAGAAAATGCGGACGAGACCTTCTGCATAGATAACGAAGCGCTATATGA CATTGGGAATAATACGGCCATCCAGGAACTCTTCAAGCGTGTCTCAGAGCAGTTCACAGCAATGTTCAGGCGCAAGGCCTTTCTCCACTGGTACACGGGCGAGGGCATGGATGAGATGGAATTCACCGAGGCCGAGAGCAACATGAACGACCTGGTGTCTGAATATCAGCAATATCAGGATGCCACggccgaggaggaggaggaggaggatgaggagtaTGCTGAGGAGGAGGTGGCCTAG
- the LOC134733216 gene encoding tubulin beta-8 chain-like isoform X4 → MREIVLTQAGQCGRYVPRAVLVDLEPGTMDSVRSGPFGQIFRPDNFIFGQCGAGNNWAKGHYTEGAELMESVMDVVRKEAESCDCLQGFQLTHSLGGGTGSGMGTLLLSKIREEYPDRIINTFSILPSPKVSDTVVEPYNATLSVHQLIENADETFCIDNEALYDICSRTLKLPTPTYGDLNHLVSATMSGVTTCLRFPGQLNADLRKLAVNMVPFPRLHFFMPGFAPLTSRGSQQYRALTVAELTQQMFDAKNMMAACDPRHGRYLTAAAIFRGRMPMREVDEQMFNIQDKNSSYFADWLPNNVKTAVCDIPPRGLKMSATFIGNNTAIQELFKRVSEQFTAMFRRKAFLHWYTGEGMDEMEFTEAESNMNDLVSEYQQYQDATAEEEEEEDEEYAEEEVA, encoded by the exons ATGAGGGAGATTGTGCTCACGCAGGCCGGGCAGT GTGGCAGGTACGTGCCCCGCGCTGTGCTCGTGGATCTGGAGCCGGGCACCATGGACTCTGTGCGCTCAGGGCCCTTCGGGCAGATCTTCAGGCCGGACAACTTCATCTTCG GTCAGTGTGGGGCCGGAAACAACTGGGCCAAGGGACACTACACAGAAGGCGCGGAGCTGATGGAGTCAGTGATGGACGTTGTCAGAAAGGAGGCGGAGAGCTGCGACTGCCTGCAGGGTTTCCAGCTGACCCACTCCCTGGGTGGGGGGACTGGGTCTGGGATGGGTACCCTTCTGCTCAGTAAGATCCGGGAGGAATACCCAGACAGGATCATAAACACATTCAGCATCCTGCCCTCGCCCAAGGTGTCAGACACCGTGGTGGAGCCCTACAACGCCACCCTCTCAGTCCACCAGCTCATAGAAAATGCGGACGAGACCTTCTGCATAGATAACGAAGCGCTATATGACATATGTTCCAGGACCCTAAAACTGCCCACACCCACCTACGGTGACCTGAACCACCTGGTGTCTGCTACCATGAGTGGGGTCACCACGTGCCTGCGCTTCCCCGGCCAGCTGAATGCTGACCTGCGGAAGCTGGCCGTGAACATGGTCCCGTTTCCGCGGCTGCATTTCTTCATGCCTGGCTTTGCCCCACTGACCAGCCGGGGCAGCCAGCAGTACCGGGCCTTGACTGTGGCTGAGCTTACCCAGCAGATGTTTGATGCTAAGAATATGATGGCCGCTTGTGACCCCCGCCATGGCCGCTACCTAACGGCGGCTGCCATTTTCAGGGGTCGCATGCCCATGAGGGAGGTGGATGAACAAATGTTCAATATTCAGGATAAGAACAGCAGCTACTTTGCTGACTGGCTCCCCAACAATGTAAAAACAGCCGTCTGTGACATCCCACCCCGGGGGCTAAAAATGTCGGCCACCTTCATTGGGAATAATACGGCCATCCAGGAACTCTTCAAGCGTGTCTCAGAGCAGTTCACAGCAATGTTCAGGCGCAAGGCCTTTCTCCACTGGTACACGGGCGAGGGCATGGATGAGATGGAATTCACCGAGGCCGAGAGCAACATGAACGACCTGGTGTCTGAATATCAGCAATATCAGGATGCCACggccgaggaggaggaggaggaggatgaggagtaTGCTGAGGAGGAGGTGGCCTAG